ATTAAATTTAAAAACAATAAACTTCTATCTTTTCCATACTTAGAGAAGAACATAAACAAACTCAAGCAAAAGCCCAAAAGTGCACTTCCTAATAAAAAAATATTAAAAATCTCCGTTATGTTTAATGCTAATAGCATAATTTAATCTTTGGTTGTTGGGGGTTAGGGGACATAAATTTAATAAAATAAATTATTTATAAAAATTTATTGCAACGGTACTTTTCCCCAGAATTAAGATGTTTTATTAGTTAATAATGTAGAAAACTAATATGTTGAACTGCTGTTAAAGCAGCTGTTTCTGTTCTTAATCGACTATTTCCTAAAGATATAGGAGTAAACGTAGATGTATTAGCTAATGCGACTTCTTGTTCAGAAAAATCACCTTCAGGTCCTATTAATATTAGTATTTCTGAAGAGAACTTATCAATGTTTTTAAGACTTTTTTTCTCTGAATCATGACAATGTGCGATAAATTTATTTCCTGAGAACTCTTGATCTATGAATTCTGAAAATTTAATTACAGGGTTAATTTTTACAGCATTAAATTTTAATGATTGCTTCATAGCCGCCAGCATAATTTTATGTAAACGGTCTATTTTAACCACTTTTCTCTCTGAATTGTGACAAATAATTGGAGTAATTTCATCAATTCCAATTTCAGTAGCTTTTTCTACAAACCACTCAAGTCTATCCATATTTTTAGTTGGAGCGATAGCGACATGAAGATGGTAATTCCATTCCTTAGGTTTTTTTTCGGTAGTTGTAATTTTTGCTACGCACTTTTTATCGCTAGGAATAGTTATAATCGCAGTAAAAACGATTCCTTTACCATTTGTAATAACTACTTCATCACCACTTTCTTTACGAAGAACTTTCACTATGTGACGACTTTCTTCCTTATTAAAAATGATTTCTGTTGTTTCTTCTGTAATTTCTGGATTGAAAAAAAGTTGCATTATATATTTAATCGATATGTTCGTCTTCTCTTGTGTGTCACTGGATCAAAATCTTTCCAAATTTTAAAAATAGCAGTATTGTCTTCTAATTCTGGAGTTCTAATACAGTTAACAATTCCTTTAGCAGCAAATGTCTTTATATTTTCTCTAAAAATAATAGCTGTAACACCTTTATTTTGATAGTTAGGATGTACTCCAATAAGGTAAAAAGTAATATCCTTGGCATATTTTCTAGCTCTTAGTAAATGAAATAAGCCAAATGGGAATAGCTTTCCTTTAGCTTTTTGTAAAGCTTTAGAGAAGGAAGGCATAACTATAGAAAATGCGACCATTTTATTATTGCTGTCTACAACAAATTTAATTAATTCTGGATTTATAAAAGAGATGTACTTCTTTTTAAAAAACTCAATTTGTTTGTCTGAAATAGGAACATAAGTAGAAAGTTTAGAATATGATTCACTAAATAATTCAAACATTTCATCTACATAAGGTAAAATGTCTTTTGTTGATGTAAAAGTAAGCTCTTTTAAATTGTATCTTTTTTGAATTAAATTACCTGCCTTTGTATACTTTTTTGCATCAACATTTTTGAATAAAAATTTATTTTCTAAATATTCTTTTTCTTTAACAAAACCTAACTGTTCTAAATGATCTTTATAATAAGGAAGATTGTACCAAGTGATCATTGTTCCAATATGATCAAAACCTTCGGTTAATACACCTGTTTTATCTAAATTGTTAAATCCTACAGGACCTTCTATGTATTCAAGTTCTTGCTGTTTTGCAATTTCAATGGCTTTATCTATTAAAGCTTTACTTACGTTTACATCATCAATAACTTCGTACCAGCCAAATCTTAATTTTTTTATCCCTTGTTTTTGTACTTCGTAATTATTTATAATTATAGCTATACGTCCAACAATTTTTTTTCCTTTTAAAGCAACAAACAAACGAGCATCTGCATGTTCAAAAACCGGATTTTTAGCTGGATCAAAGTTGTTAACTTCATCATTAATTATTGGCGGTACCCAGTACTTGTTATCTTTATATAAAGAGAAAGGAAATAAAACGAATTGTCTTATTTCCTTTCTTGTTTTTATTTCCTTTAGTTGAATCATAAAACAAATGTATGATTTCTATTGGTCATCTTTTTGTTCTTCTTTCTCTTTTTTGTCTTTTTCCTTTTTCTTTTTTTTCTCCTCTTTCTTTTTTTCTTCTTCCTCTTCTTTTTTCAATTCTTCTTCTAGTTTTTTAATCTCTTTCTCTAATTTTTCTTGTTCTTTCTTCTTTTTCTTTTCTTCTTTTTCTTTCGCTTTTTGTGCCTTTCTTTTAGCTTTTTTTTCAGCTCTTTGTTTTTTCTTAGCAGCTTTTTTCTTTTCTTTTGTTGTTTTTTTCTTGGCTTTTTCGTCTTTTTTAGTAAGGTCGTCTAAAATAGATTTTTGACGAGTTCTACCTCTAGGATTTTCCTGAACGTCTTCAATAGTTTTGCCTTCTTCTAGCTGAGGTTCAGTTTTATCTTTCTTTTTAAAGATACCTTTTATTTTGTCAAACATTCTTCCAAAGAAGCCTTTGTTGTAAGTTTGAACTTCATCATCTTCTATTTTATTTCCAAATTCATCAAGTTCTTCAAACTGATCAACATGTTTATCTAATCTGTAAGAAACTCCAATACTTGCATGATAACCAACAGTTTCTTCTTGGAAAGTAGCTCTAAGTGATGAGTTGATCTGTAAATTTTTATTGAATAAATATGCAGCTCCAGCTCCTAAATTACTTTGATTTTCTTGTTTGTTGAATAAAGCTTGATGTTCTGCAAATCCAGACCACCTTTGATTAAAGTTATACGTTCCAGTAACTACATAAGATAATTCTGGTAAATAACCTCCGATATAATTATAGTGGATATTAGTAACCACATTAAGCTTGTGTGAAAATTCATTTTGAAGTAAAACACCAATTTTAGGAGTAATACCACCTCTAGCATGAAAGTCGTTCAAAACAGAACCAAAATTCAAACCTCCATATACGGCAACATGTGGAATCCATCTTTTCCAATCAAATGAATGTCTTTTTTTCCAACTCCTAATTTCTTTCGATTTATCTTGATATTTAGGTTTGTAAACTAAATATTTTGCTCCCAATGTTAGTTGCCCTAAGCCAAATTGTGTTCTAGTAGACTGAAATACGTTTGTAAAGGCAAACTCATTACTTTGAAAAGATGTTGAAAGATTGAATTCTAATTTTTCATCTAAAGCTCCCATTCTGAAATGTAAATCTAATCCGGTAGCTCTCGGATTACTAAAAATAGGGCTTTGAGCCTCAAATTTTCTATGAAAAATACTAGTCTCCAACTGATAAACTCCAATACCAACACTGTAAGGACTTTCAGAGAATCCAGGTCTATTTGAATTTATAACATCAGTATATTGTGCAAATAAAGGAAATGCAACAATTAGGGGGAGTAAATAAAAAAGTCTTTTCATC
This genomic stretch from Tenacibaculum jejuense harbors:
- a CDS encoding 16S rRNA (uracil(1498)-N(3))-methyltransferase; translated protein: MQLFFNPEITEETTEIIFNKEESRHIVKVLRKESGDEVVITNGKGIVFTAIITIPSDKKCVAKITTTEKKPKEWNYHLHVAIAPTKNMDRLEWFVEKATEIGIDEITPIICHNSERKVVKIDRLHKIMLAAMKQSLKFNAVKINPVIKFSEFIDQEFSGNKFIAHCHDSEKKSLKNIDKFSSEILILIGPEGDFSEQEVALANTSTFTPISLGNSRLRTETAALTAVQHISFLHY
- a CDS encoding GTP cyclohydrolase, with amino-acid sequence MIQLKEIKTRKEIRQFVLFPFSLYKDNKYWVPPIINDEVNNFDPAKNPVFEHADARLFVALKGKKIVGRIAIIINNYEVQKQGIKKLRFGWYEVIDDVNVSKALIDKAIEIAKQQELEYIEGPVGFNNLDKTGVLTEGFDHIGTMITWYNLPYYKDHLEQLGFVKEKEYLENKFLFKNVDAKKYTKAGNLIQKRYNLKELTFTSTKDILPYVDEMFELFSESYSKLSTYVPISDKQIEFFKKKYISFINPELIKFVVDSNNKMVAFSIVMPSFSKALQKAKGKLFPFGLFHLLRARKYAKDITFYLIGVHPNYQNKGVTAIIFRENIKTFAAKGIVNCIRTPELEDNTAIFKIWKDFDPVTHKRRRTYRLNI
- a CDS encoding transporter translates to MMKRLFYLLPLIVAFPLFAQYTDVINSNRPGFSESPYSVGIGVYQLETSIFHRKFEAQSPIFSNPRATGLDLHFRMGALDEKLEFNLSTSFQSNEFAFTNVFQSTRTQFGLGQLTLGAKYLVYKPKYQDKSKEIRSWKKRHSFDWKRWIPHVAVYGGLNFGSVLNDFHARGGITPKIGVLLQNEFSHKLNVVTNIHYNYIGGYLPELSYVVTGTYNFNQRWSGFAEHQALFNKQENQSNLGAGAAYLFNKNLQINSSLRATFQEETVGYHASIGVSYRLDKHVDQFEELDEFGNKIEDDEVQTYNKGFFGRMFDKIKGIFKKKDKTEPQLEEGKTIEDVQENPRGRTRQKSILDDLTKKDEKAKKKTTKEKKKAAKKKQRAEKKAKRKAQKAKEKEEKKKKKEQEKLEKEIKKLEEELKKEEEEEKKKEEKKKKKEKDKKEKEEQKDDQ